A genomic region of Parambassis ranga chromosome 7, fParRan2.1, whole genome shotgun sequence contains the following coding sequences:
- the clcn6 gene encoding chloride transport protein 6: MQHDIITKMACCGNCFCCQCCCRGEETRTPEELTILGEIRDEEDEILPRKDYESLDYDRCISEPYVEVLEGIDSKKIKKYEVVRWMMVFLIGVTVGLVGLFVDFFVRLFMKIKFSVVADSIERCTDKGCLFLSLLELLAFNITFIFIASVLVLIEPVAAGSGIPEIKSYLNGVKIPGVVRLRTFLCKATGVLFSVAGGIFVGKEGPMIHSGAIVGAGLPQFQSITFKRIKLDFPYFRSDRDKRDFVSAGAAAGVAAAFGAPIGGTLFSLEEGSSFWNQALTWKVLFCSMSATFTLNFFRSGINFSKWGSFQLPGLLNFGEFKCTDGDKTCHLWTAVDLAFFVLMGVVGGLLGALFNCMNKILSKYRIKHIHPKAKFIRVLESLLVSMMTTLVIFAASILLGECRDVLTPTTHNTTLSGSEDINSTIRQFFCSNQTYNDMATLFFNPQEAAIHQLFHQNGTFSPVTLAIFFLLYYLLACWTYGVSVPSGLFVPSLLCGAAFGRLVANILKVKLGMHIYSGTFALIGAAAFLGGVVRMTISLTVILIESTNEITYGLPIMITLMVAKWTGDCFNKGIYDIHIQLKGVPVLEWETEVEMDKLTASDIMEPNLTYVYPHTRVQSLVSILRTTFYHAFPVVTENRKNEQDFMKGNFLISNNIRFKKSSVVSRAGEQRRRCQSMKSYPSSELRNVCDEQSITAEPTEEGEDILQQMLERRHAPYPNLCPDQSPSEEWTMEERFRPLTFHGLILRSQLVNLLIRGVCYAENQSSATQPRLSYAEMTEDYPRYPDIHDLDLTLLNPRMIVDVTPYMNPCPYTVSPNTRISQVFNLFRTMGLRHLPVVNAVGEIVGIITRHNLTHEFLVAKLRQHSITI; this comes from the exons ATGCAGCATGACATAATAACGAAGATGGCGTGTTGTGGGAACTGTTTTTGTTgccagtgctgctgcagaggagaagaaacacGGACACCAGAAGAACTT ACAATTCTTGGGGAAATCCGAGATGAAGAAGATGAGATTCTACCTCGGAAAGATTACGAG AGCTTGGATTATGACCGGTGCATCAGTGAACCCTATGTGGAGGTTCTGGAGGGGATAGACAGCAAG AAAATCAAAAAGTATGAGGTAGTGCGGTGGATGATGGTGTTCTTAATCGGGGTCACAGTGGGTTTG GTGggcctgtttgtggacttcttTGTACGCCTCTTCATGAAAATCAAATTCTCTGTGGTCGCTGATT CTATAGAGAGGTGCACCGACAAAGGCTGTCTTTTCCTGTCTCTTCTTGAACTCCTGGCGTTTAATATAACCTTCATCTTTATCGCCAGTGTGCTTGTCCTCATTGAG CCTGTGGCTGCTGGCTCGGGGATTCCAGAAATCAAAAGTTACTTGAATGGAGTGAAGATTCCTGGAGTTGTCCGTCTGCGAACTTTTCTCTGCAAGGCCACTGGAGTCCTGTTTAGTGTTGCTGGAG gtataTTTGTAGGGAAAGAAGGCCCTATGATACACAGTGGAGCCATTGTgggagctggacttcctcag TTTCAGAGCATCACCTTCAAGAGGATCAAATTAGATTTTCCTTACTTCCGCAGTGACAG GGACAAGCGGGACTTTGTGTCAGCGGGTGCTGCTGCCGGAGTCGCTGCTGCTTTTGGTGCTCCGATAGGCGGCACCCTCTTCAGTTTAGAAGAGGGCTCCTCTTTCTGGAACCAGGCTCTTACCTGGAAAGTG CTCTTCTGTTCCATGTCGGCCACTTTTACCCTCAACTTCTTCCGTTCAGGGATTAACTTCAGCAAGTGGGGTTCCTTTCAGCTACCGGGTCTGCTTAACTTTGGAGAGTTCAAG TGTACAGATGGAGATAAAACCTGTCACCTCTGGACAGCAGTGGACCTGGCCTTTTTTGTCCTAATGGGTGTGGTGGGTGGCCTGCTGGGGGCATTGTTCAACTGCATGAACAAGATCCTGTCCAAGTATCGCATCAAACACATCCACCCTAAGGCCAAGTTCATTAG AGTTCTAGAGAGTCTGCTGGTTTCCATGATGACAACACTGGTGATATTTGCAGCCTCCATCCTTTTGGGTGAATGCCGTGACGTACTCACCCCCACAACACATAACACCACG CTGAGCGGCAGTGAGGACATCAACTCCACCATCCGCCAGTTCTTCTGCTCTAACCAAACGTACAATGACATGGCAACACTATTTTTCAACCCACAAGAGGCTGCCATCCACCAGCTCTTCCACCAAAATg GTACCTTTAGCCCAGTGACTCTGGCCATCTTCTTCCTGCTGTATTATCTCTTGGCCTGCTGGACATATGGTGTATCTGTACCCAGTGGCCTCTTTGTCCCCTCATTGTTGTGCGGGGCAGCTTTTGGGCGTCTGGTTGCCAACATTCTCAAAGT GAAACTGGGAATGCACATTTATTCCGGGACCTTTGCTCTGATCGGAGCGGCTGCCTTCCTCGGAGGTGTGGTCAGAATGACCATCAGTCTCACGGTTATCCTCATCGAATCCACCAACGAAATTACATACGGGCTACCCATCATGATCACTCTAATG GTTGCTAAGTGGACTGGGGATTGCTTCAACAAGGGCATCTATGACATCCACATCCAGCTGAAAGGAGTGCCAGTGCTGGAGTGGGAGACTGAGGTTGAAATGGACAA GTTGACAGCCAGTGATATAATGGAACCCAACTTGACTTACGTGTACCCCCACACCCGTGTCCAGTCTCTAGTCAGCATCCTTCGTACCACGTTCTACCACGCCTTCCCTGTGGTCACGGAAAACCGGAAGAATGAGCAAGACTTCATGAAGGGCAACTTTTTAATCAGCAACAACATCCGCTTCAAG aAATCCAGCGTTGTGTCCCGTGCGGGGGAGCAGCGGCGGCGGTGCCAGTCTATGAAGTCATACCCATCTAGCGAACTGAGGAATGTTTGTGATGAGCAGAGCATCACTGCAGAGCccacagaggagggagaggacatcCTGCAGCAGATGTTGGAGAGGAG GCATGCTCCCTACCCCAACCTCTGCCCAGATCAGTCTCCCAGTGAGGAGTGGACCATGGAGGAGCGTTTCAGACCGCTCACCTTTCATGGCCTCATCTTGCGATCTCAGCTAGTCAACCTGCTTATCAGAGGGGTTTGCTATGCTGAGAACCAGTCG AGTGCCACACAGCCCAGGCTGTCTTATGCAGAGATGACTGAAGATTACCCACGTTACCCTGACATCCATGACCTGGACCTTACCCTGCTCAACCCCCGCATGATAGTG GATGTCACCCCCTACATGAATCCCTGTCCTTACACAGTTTCACCCAACACCCGCATCTCACAGGTGTTTAACCTATTCAGGACCATGGGCCTGCGACACTTACCGGTGGTCAATGCTGTTGGAGAA ATTGTGGGAATAATCACAAGACATAATTTAACCCATGAGTTTCTTGTGGCCAAGCTGCGACAGCACAGCATCACTATCTGA